TTgccatttcttcatacaaaaatcaaaaggcccttctggaatcgcccgaacgcccatagggccagtccggcactgctGACACCTTTTAAATATCTCGGTAAATAGGCGAGAAAAGTGTTCCAAGACAAAGTTGTCGAGTTTTCGATTTTAACcgacaacattttattaattgaagaTTTTAACCGAAATGTGATTCTCGGGCACTTACAAACTTTATAATAACCACAATGACACATTAAACTCTAATAACACTCCTAGCACACCGACACTCCCAACAACACTGACATTGACACTACTGAGACAAAGCTTAGGCTCAAAACATCACTAACACTCTTAACCATTCTGACACTCCCAACCACAATATTTTTAGCACACTGGTACTCCTAACACTTTCACTTCtaatcacactgacactcctagTCACACTGGCACTTCCAACCACACTGACATTCCTAACCACATTTACACTAAAACTACACTGGCATTCCTAACCACGATGAACCCCataaccaaggtaaatatatgggcggaggtaatgccattcagacgcgcggcctagcacacaacttcgatgccaatgacatctttttttaaaatggttgactacgatttacttatatttcacaaaaatattttcgctatctcacaacagatggcccgactttctattccattttttgctttcaacgaagtgatggcgtttgtattgaactttcgtgccaccgcacatctgattcggttatatatggcattacctcctcactatatttaccttgccCATAACCACACTAATTCTCCCAACTACACTGATAGCAATGTTTTACCAAGGTATAAACGCTATAAACGCCATCTCTTCCTTTCTTTAAAGGTGTCATTAGCATCAAACTATTGTGCTAGTCCGCGCATCTTGTGTTTTACCTCctgtatttaatttattttagtaACTCCTTAGAAGTCGTAATTCCGAATGAATCTTAGTTCCGATGTAATCATAGATCCGACACAATCGTAATTTAAAGGGAATCATAATTCATGGGGCCAAaacagtcaaaaaacccttagggTGAAAGTGACGCATGTCCTTGTGtatacttacaaaataactgatatcgctgatgGTGACGCGTGCTGCGCCTGTTCTGTCGATAAGACTATGTTTTGAAAGaatcttgttttgttttctttatttttgaataaagcTCTAAAATGTTGGTCTTGAAATAAACCGAAATATCGGCAACATAAACAAAACCGCAGCGATACGAAAATTAAcctcacatttccatacattgtGCTAGCAATACAACGCAAATAACAAATATACTGATATCATGTTTCCAAATCATATTTTCAGCCAACTATTACCGTTACTTTGTTGTTACCTGGTGATAGTATAAATGTTATCTTCATTATGGCACGAGCAAATCGTATTGATTGTTCAAGGGAACTTGACCCAATACGCCATTGACACACtggaaatgatggaaatgaatgattattttatttgttatgttttttttttaaattgttttttaattgtcaCATCATCGGTATCTGGAAAGAAagtatacaatttttcattcgtgTATTTTTAAGTGCATTCAAATCTTCTACGCTAACCATAGCTGTTTTGGAGCATCATCGCTATGACAACCATTCAGTGTGGCGGTATAATATGGTATACTTACACCCAGTacgaatttataaaaatctttttatagTTAAGCACGATCAGTGATCGGTGATGTACGAATTTTCAGCTCTCTTTCAGCTCCATTAAGTTATTATCTATCTGTCAGGTCAGATCAGTCATATTTTGgaatcaaagaaatttattgtacAAAATCTGGTGTGTGTTCATTGTGTAAGTGATTTAATGATCAAAGTTTCTGCAAGAATCAAtcgtttcaaatttcttttttatgtgaaatgtgAAGCTAGgaataaacatttatatttatttaggGTCTCGTAGATCATCATAGACTATCAAaattatggaattttttttcgaggttttttgtcaaatattagTAGAAATCTGAAAAACAATAAACTCAAACATCGCgcatttccaaaatattgacaaattgaaaagattttacaaaaagaaaatctatgaaaatagcacttcccactcaatttcacacccaaatcacatccaccTTGAACTTTTGTGCGTAAACTTGAACTCTTGAAGattttgtaaatgtaaatgtaaatgtgCTTCTTGTGTGGTTTTATCAGTTCACTTAGCGgttgacttaaaatatttgtcaaagtcaccaaaaatgatgaaacatttattatgGCCAATCAAGTTTACATGcaacaatattgttgtttggtGTGATCTGAGTTCCAAAAAAGATGACCCAGTAGATATAAAATGTCGgcggtaatcttaaaaattacgttttagcAGAAACGCTTTAGTCCGTTTCCggtgaaataaattagtgcGGAAGTAACCAGTATTGAAGAGCTTTACGATAACACCATTAGTTTGAGGTGTGTCACATCCCTCATTATAGGCCGTCAGCCAATAACGATAAttcaaacaataacaataatatcCAAACATAAACGataattcccaacaataatgACCTGCCAGAAAAAAGAGCAATTGTGAATGAGTCTAGACGTACAGATGTGTACCATTCACAAACGGCCttacttcaaaattttggtgatGCATTTGTTCAAATGCAAAGtagattcaaaattttggtggcAAAAGAGATTTTTCGAAatagattgaaaatcttttttgatgCTACTGTAATTACTCGGCAACCACACAACGTAGAGATTCCAAATCggtgtcaaaatgaaggtattgGAGCCAAATTAAGAATGCCGGAGGGATATAGTATGATACTAAGACTAAAAGTcctttttagcgtgtgagaggtttccagacagagccgaaggcgaagtctggaatcgaatacgctaaaaaagacatttagtccgtggtacgaataatatttttcatatccgacggagaaaaagtgcgacgaagtcgtaattttcgggtcctaggtatgaaaaaggAATTTCTGTTGGAAGGTCTGGTGTGCCTGACAAGTTGTTGAACAAATGTATTTTGTATTCGGCTATGCGGCAATTTGACATGGGTGTTTGACCACTGCCTTATGAGGGACTGATATACGTGTGGGTTCTCAGTCTAACAGGatgtttcttttaaataaaagaaaagcaTTTAAGCATCTTCAAtaacaatttgtaaaatgatAGTTATAATTCAACGTTCAGTTTACTATTCAAATACATTCGGAGGAATTTGATAAAGGAATTGGTATCcttgaatgtaaattttttcattcatttaacaAAGTATAGCAAAAGTTTAAGAGCAATGAATGCttttcaaatttgtagcctTCGTTTggacggaaaaatattcgttttttttgatgatttctctgaaccaaaatctttttctaaaaaagtgaaaccatTAAACCAAGCAAAAATGTGtaacttttaaaggaaaatttggtttttcaaaaaagattttggttcagagaaattatcaaaagccgaatattTTTCCTCCCAAATTTAGACTACAAATTTCTGAAGGGATGATCacttttaattcaaatattcCTCCAATGTTGAAGGTTCCATTTCGAAATATTGGCAGACTTGACAAGGCAGGTATGGCAATTTGCGAGAATCGTTGCGACCTTATAAAAGTCAGTAACTTTCTCATGTCtgattcttaatttttttttaaatcaacaaaTGGAAACAACTGAATAATTTTCGCGAAGCCCCACTCGACAGAAACTCTGAGGCGACTCATTCTCTTGTTAACCGTTTGCTGTTTTTTGGTTAGACGCCCCTTAAATGGTACAATAAGCTCTTTTGACAACGGATAGCCAGCGTCACCGCACAAATGCGGAGGATTCTCCCACCCTCGGAATTTTTGCTCCAGTTTTGCAACAGTTTTACTTCGGGCAAGCATATGTCCGTCATGTCAAATaccaaatacaaaaaaacatttgttcaacGATTTCTCAGGCACGCTAGAccttccaacaaaaaattcctttttccCTCCGGCATTCCACATTTGGCTCAaataccttcattttgacaccaCTTTGGATTCTCCACGATGTGTGGTTGCCGAGATATACACTAGGGCTACCCTCGTCTTAttagaaataataaaacaaaaaaaaaattcaatctatttcgaaaaatgtctttcgccaccaaaattttgaatctaGTTTGCATTTGAACCAATGcaccaacaaaattttgaagtaaGGCCGTTTGGGAATGGTACACATCTGTACGTCTAGACTCATTCACAATTGCTCTTTTTTCTGACAGGTcattattgttgggaattatCGTTTATGTTTGgatattattgttattgtttgaaTTATCGTTATTGGCTGACGGCCTCTATTATCTCTGTGATAAACAACTGATTTGTGCGCAAAACTATTCGAAAGtcgataattttgatattCTATGATGTCGTTATTACGTCGTTTCCTCCTTTATTATTAGAATAAAATGATCAGTTGGTTTAACATTTGTGCAATGCTCATGCTCGTAACGAAAATCACTCGGCCACTCATTACAGGTGAATGGAAGTAAGTAAGCTGAGTGAATGGTGAATTTTATGCCGCTAAAACGATTTTCTCTTATTTTAGTGGAAACCACTATCCAGCCGGCATTTGTCGTCCTGATAATGTAACGTTAATCGAATGCAATGGTCGTGGAACGTGTGTCGATGGCATTTGTGAATGCAGCAGACAGGCtgatcaaaatgaaataatctACGGCAAATATTGCGAGTGTGATAACTTCTCCTGTCCGCGACATAATCATCTACTGTGCTCGGGTGCATATCATGGCTTATGTGATTGTGGCATATGTGAATGTCAACCTGGGTGGATTGGTGAAGCGTGTGATTGTCGAAATTCAACGGAGACTTGCATGCGTCATGGTAAAGTGTGTTCTGATCATGGAACCTGCGAATGTGGAGCATGTCGATGTAGTGTTACTGAGGAAGGACGCTTTTCGGGAAGatattgtgaaaaatgtccaACGTGTGCAGGTCTATGTCATGAATTGAAAGATTGCGTCCAGTGCCAAACATACAACACAGGACCACTAGCTGCATCAGGATTGTGCGCTAAGAGTTGCACCAAATTAGATGCAACCAGATATGATACAATCGAAGTTCACGAAGAGAATGACATGCATTTGTGTACATTTTATGATGAAGACGATTGTAGATTTCAGTTCGTCTATCATGATGATTATGAGCATCGAAGTACTGGTTTTGCGGTAGTGATGGTGCAAAAAGATCGACACTGTCCATCATTTATCAAAAGTCATTGGCTTTTAATATTGAGTGTTGTTACAGGAGTTTTAGTGATTGCTGTAGCAATGTTTTtgcttcgaaatttttttcgtagaCGTTCGAATGcgtcaaatatttcttaagGAAAGTTGACAGTGTCTTTGGCaacgttttcattttatttgaagttttcgatttttttttttaaattaaattgtttattgtctaatcgattttattttgttgaggCATTGTttcgattcgaacaaaaattcgataattagGACACGAATAATGATTTTATATAGCGAATGTGGTAAACTGATCTCACTCGCGGCATTTCGTTTTATcggaaacagaaattattggAAGAAAATGTGTTTAGTACCGTTTATAGGgaaatttctgatattttcattCGTCTGTGTTTTTACGGATTCTGACTATTGAAGAGAGATATTACCATAACCTGATGACGAAGCCACATTACAATCAGCCAAGCTATTTTAGAACATGAATCATGACTTGAATGCATggttccatacattttcacacagctatatttttagacccgtacgaagtactggggtcttatgggtttacgcatacgtttgtaacacgtcgaattggactccctgagtaaggggaaacctattgtggttgtctagagatgccaaatccgcgaaaaaaaaatgtccgtctgtctgtccgtctgtccgtctgtctgcacgataacttgagtaaaacgcatccgattttgaaaattctttttttttcccgtttggtaatgtcaaaagacaggctaagttcgaagatgagtgattttggatcgacccctcccgagctgtggcccaataagtgctttacggtttttcgaagatatctccggacatttaaacgttaaacttgtaagtgatacgtcaaataaaaggtatttacaataccgatcgacaaaaaaaaaagtttatggaaatcggatgaccgactcgtgagttagaccccttggtgtggaacaggcacagggcggcaagcagtttttgcttgtaggtcggccacatttgaacatatttcgtctgttttagctttattagataggtattgaccgtaccaatcagggaaaaaaaatttatgaaattatgttctccggagcgtgagctaggtctcttggagtgagctcttatctggctactcggaagtacagtgaacgtggtgtattttgacaatatctcgagtaaattttgaccgaatttcatgattttttttgtttgaaaggtattaacgaatgtaaagcgtcggtactatttccggtctcctaacaaaatggctgccggcggccatattggattttagtaaaatagaaatatcttgggaaaaatgatacttagagagtttctgttaacatggaaataatttgttatgtgtgtggggtttcagggattccatatacggacatctatatatacctatatacagctatattgagctatatacaggcatatagagctatataatagcatatatttatctgtgaaatgtttatttatagtgaaatataggtaaatatagcggtatatagctgtttaaataggaatttatgaaatttgtcttcgtacggggctgtctatattgcctccggcaatttagttgtatatgataacaaggcaaagagtggataatgtaagtgattttaaagggagaatagtttttcagcagagaagaaaatgaagtaagagaaatgaagagtttcacattaaaggcttttgatacgaataggtgtttcgtacgggtcggcgttagctatgttttatcCGTCAAATATGCGTTACATAGCTATGATATAGGGTACACAGCCACAATATGCAAATCCTAGCTATAGAATGTGTTCTCGGTGAGTAGCTCTGTAATCCATAATATAGTTGTGTAACTCATATTGCACGTAAATAACCAACAATTATAGAATATTCGTTCAGtagctatatttttataagtcaTGCAGgcagctatattataaaaACTACAGCTATACTATAAGTTACCCAGCCATTATCGAAATCCACAGATTTTCCGTGCAGATTGTTCTTTCTCACTTACGATGCTGTGTGTTGAGTGATGTTGAAGGTTTGGTTCGTCGGATTTACTAAAGGAATAAGTTACAGCAAGTCGATGGACCGgtatcaaataaattttcgagaacatcatttttttatcaagTACCACAAACCGGGCAACCCGATCAGATTAATCGTGTCAACCATCGACTCTGCCGCATACAAGATGTCCCGTTTCCTAGCGACCATCTTGCGGAAAGCGTTCAACCCAAAGTTTGGTATAAAAAACTCACAACAATTCATTCGTACCATACGCAAAACCCGCATTACAAAAGGCAATGTGCTAGTCTCCTACGACGTGGTAAATTGTTTTGGGACCATACCAACTTCACTGGCGCTGAGTATCATCGAACGCGATTTCCACATGATCGAAAAAGTGACACCAATACCAAAAGAATCATTCCTCCAGATGCTGAAATTGTGTCTTGAACAAGCGAACTATTTCGTATTCGCGGACAAATTCTACCGCCAAAAACTTGGCATGTTCATGGGGTCGTCACTAGCTCCGATATTAGTGGAACGAGTCATCGAGCACATCGTGGAAAGCGCAATCCGAGACCTTAACATCACGCCGGACTTCTGGAATACCTATGTCGACGATCACCTCACGTCAATCCAGCGAGAGATGGCGGATCAACTTCTTCACCAGCTCAATTCATACGATCCAAATGTCCAATTCACCATGGAAGTCGAGAAAGATGACGGTACGATCGAATTCTTAGACACAACCGTGTACAATGAAGGCGAACGACTAAAAACCAAATGGTTCCATAAGCCGATAGCCTCGAATCGTCTGCTGAACTATTACTCCAAACACCCCAGCAACATGGTGATCAACACAGCCAAATCCTTCATTCGTCGAGTGCTGACGTTGAGCCACGCATCGTTCCATAGTGAAATGAAACACACCGTAATGCGAATTTTGGAGAAAAACAACTTCCCAGCCAAGCTGATCTCTAAGCTTTTCCACCAGGTGTGCCAAACAATGAACGGACGTCAAACGAGTGCTGGCTCCAGCTATCCTTTCATCGACCGAACACAAGCGACCTTGGTTCACCAGTCTGTCGACACAGCCGACAATAACAACACAATACCGATAGCTAGTTCAACGCTGATCAATGAAACGATACAACCGGTAGCACCGTCCACAGTCATAAAACGCTTTGTTGGCATGACGTATGTCCCGCAGCTGACGGAAGCAGTGTCTAGACAGATCAGAAAATTTGCACCTAACGTAACGATAGCACCTCGACCACCAAGAAAAGTTTCGAGCGTTTTCTCCGACATGAAGCAAAAGCTTAGCACCGATCAATGTTCGTGCGTGGTATACAACGTGCCCTGTCATGACTGCCCCAAGTCATACGTCGGTGAGACAACATGGAGGCTTTCTGACCGTCAAGGACAACACCAAAAGGACCTAGATAACATGTCGAAAAATCCGCAAAAAACTGCCTTGGTACATCACGCCTACACAAAAGGTCACGCATTTGAGTTCCGCAAGAAAACGATTCTTAAGAAAGTACGAACGAAGGCAACAATTAAAATACACGAGGCGAATCAGATCATCCTGAAAGGAAAGTCGGCGGTCAACTTCAAAACTGATGCAGCCCATGTTTCTCCGGTCTTCTACAACCTGAtcagaaattcagaaaaacgTCGTCATGTGAACCCACCCGGACCGAGATCGAGTCATGTGAACTTACAACAGCTGTTTGATGAAAGGTGAAATGTCAACCGAATAGTTCAATCACAACAAACCGTGCAACAAGAGTTGCGAGTGATTTCTCAATTTAATCTAATTATATTGAGAGCCCAGTCTGTGATAGTTTGTGAAATAGTGCGTAAAACGTAAGTCATACGCGCTCTATAATAATCTAATTCCAGCTCTAATTTTGTACGTTTATCTAAAACTTTGTAGCCCTGATGATGGCTGGTAACTCGGCCGAAAGCTCGGTACATTAAACACGATAAACAAACCAATTGGAGTTTAATTCATTGCCCTCACCAAGCAACACAACGTTgcaataatcatttttttaacttcccTATACGAATACGATCAGGTTTTGTGTGAAttagaaaattcgaaaagattaaatttattcctgatcatttacaattaaattataacaaaaagaTTTCTTCAAATCCTTTATTATCCGGAAAGGTTCCCATTATGCAACCAGCATTGTGTCGTTGCAAAGTCAGAAAATACGTTATAATGtttgtaataataataattgaacatttatttagcaTCGCTATTTTTACACATTCTTATacaaactaggccccaccttatgggtgggtcaggtcccttgactgactgaataAATATTCGTAATTATGGAAAAAATTATATCGCTTTGCTCTGGCTGTAAAGCTCAcgttcgttaaaattttctagattatgattttttttttgaaattaaatctaCTGAAACTCGGCCTTATTTGATCATGAATAAAGTatgaaactcgtgtgattacggccctcgcttcgctctggccgcaaagttcacactcgttgatttttttctagcatagacaACAATAAATGACACATAAAAGTCTTTTCGGAATAAATAACAGATTATTACTTCagtattttccattaacgaacTTAACCCGAGTTATTTCAGTacttataaaacaaaattttcttggaaagtcgaaaattactCTGTACGATAAGGAGACTATTATTTAGACAGataatctgttttttttttggaaatccgttgaggattacttaagttatcgtgttatcaagcgacaagacaaaaatttttttaggaatatctcagagatcacccgtccgttataacccatcttcgaacttaacctcaggaatgtaattccccgtcgaataaaaaaaagtttttggaaatccattgaaaattactcgagttatcgtgttatcaaggaatgaacaaagtgtgacaaacattttctgtatttaaggtttttggtcatacattcatgtattttcaatcatagtagtgaacactgtgtgacaaacattttagagtgtttatcatccgtaagacccatgactttcagtcaagggaataacacATAATTTAAAACATACTTTCCGACTGactttcgtcaatttttcacagttaatttagattttaaataattctcTTTACAAATTGTCTCAGTTTATCTTTGAGCACAGCCTCACTATTTTCGTCTTTTAAGTCTCTGGGAAGTGAATTGAACAAAACTAATCCCCTATGGAACAGTGAATTCGCTTGTTTAGTACTTCTCCTGTTCGTCACGTAGAAATCACTTCTCGACCTCGTTAGGTGCCCATGAATGTCACTATTGAACGTCACCATTTCTCCCAGGTACTTCGGTAGCAATCCTCGTCGTAGCTTGAATATAAATCTTACCGTTGTCCCGTACACCCTCAGCACGCTCACGCTCAGCAAGTTCAATGCCTCCAACATGAATGAAATTGGTGTAAGGTTTTTGCATTTTAGGACGGCTCTCATTGCTCTGGTTTGTAGTTTTTACAGTCTGTCAAATGCTCCTTGATCGCTCAAGAACAGTAATGACGAGCAGTAGTCAAAGTGTGGTGCTATTATCGCCTTGTATATGCTGATTCTTGCTCCCATTGTTATACTGCTGGCCAATCTCGACAAGACTCCAACCTTCTTTGCCACTTTTTTGCTAACATATTCCACGTTTTCCTTGAAATCCAGTTTGTGATCGATCATGACCCCAAGGTATTTGATGTAATTCACAAATTCTAACTCCTCTCCATCAACCATAATTCTGTTCACTGCCGATGCCATTGAAGAATTCCTTAGTACCATCACCTTTGTTTTGGACACGTTGAGTTTGAGTTTGTTCAGCCGCAACCATTGATTGATTTTGTCTAGTTCACAATTCATCTGCGAACAGATTTATGAAGGCGTTCGTCAGGTGGGATGGCATGTCGTTGATATATAAGATGAATAAAATCGCTCCCAGAACTGAGCCTTGAGGCACTCCAAGCTTGTTTGGCGTGGTTTTTGACAAGTGTCCTTCCACCTTCGTTCTTTGCCTTCTATTGTTTAGGTAGCCTTCAAACCATGCTAACGCTTTCGGCGAGAATCCTAAAACGTTTAATTTTCCAAGTAA
The sequence above is a segment of the Bradysia coprophila strain Holo2 unplaced genomic scaffold, BU_Bcop_v1 contig_70, whole genome shotgun sequence genome. Coding sequences within it:
- the LOC119083796 gene encoding integrin beta-PS-like; amino-acid sequence: MISWFNICAMLMLVTKITRPLITGEWNGNHYPAGICRPDNVTLIECNGRGTCVDGICECSRQADQNEIIYGKYCECDNFSCPRHNHLLCSGAYHGLCDCGICECQPGWIGEACDCRNSTETCMRHGKVCSDHGTCECGACRCSVTEEGRFSGRYCEKCPTCAGLCHELKDCVQCQTYNTGPLAASGLCAKSCTKLDATRYDTIEVHEENDMHLCTFYDEDDCRFQFVYHDDYEHRSTGFAVVMVQKDRHCPSFIKSHWLLILSVVTGVLVIAVAMFLLRNFFRRRSNASNIS
- the LOC119083782 gene encoding uncharacterized protein LOC119083782 isoform X2; the protein is MLKVWFVGFTKGISYSKSMDRYQINFREHHFFIKYHKPGNPIRLIVSTIDSAAYKMSRFLATILRKAFNPKFGIKNSQQFIRTIRKTRITKGNVLVSYDVVNCFGTIPTSLALSIIERDFHMIEKVTPIPKESFLQMLKLCLEQANYFVFADKFYRQKLGMFMGSSLAPILVERVIEHIVESAIRDLNITPDFWNTYVDDHLTSIQREMADQLLHQLNSYDPNVQFTMEVEKDDGTIEFLDTTVYNEGERLKTKWFHKPIASNRLLNYYSKHPSNMVINTAKSFIRRVLTLSHASFHSEMKHTVMRILEKNNFPAKLISKLFHQVCQTMNGRQTSAGSSYPFIDRTQATLVHQSVDTADNNNTIPIASSTLINETIQPVAPSTVIKRFVGMTYVPQLTEAVSRQIRKFAPNVTIAPRPPRKVSSVFSDMKQKLSTDQCSCVVYNVPCHDCPKSYVGETTWRLSDRQGQHQKDLDNMSKNPQKTALVHHAYTKGHAFEFRKKTILKKVRTKATIKIHEANQIILKGKSAVNFKTDAAHVSPVFYNLIRNSDVNLQQLFDER
- the LOC119083782 gene encoding uncharacterized protein LOC119083782 isoform X1; translated protein: MLKVWFVGFTKGISYSKSMDRYQINFREHHFFIKYHKPGNPIRLIVSTIDSAAYKMSRFLATILRKAFNPKFGIKNSQQFIRTIRKTRITKGNVLVSYDVVNCFGTIPTSLALSIIERDFHMIEKVTPIPKESFLQMLKLCLEQANYFVFADKFYRQKLGMFMGSSLAPILVERVIEHIVESAIRDLNITPDFWNTYVDDHLTSIQREMADQLLHQLNSYDPNVQFTMEVEKDDGTIEFLDTTVYNEGERLKTKWFHKPIASNRLLNYYSKHPSNMVINTAKSFIRRVLTLSHASFHSEMKHTVMRILEKNNFPAKLISKLFHQVCQTMNGRQTSAGSSYPFIDRTQATLVHQSVDTADNNNTIPIASSTLINETIQPVAPSTVIKRFVGMTYVPQLTEAVSRQIRKFAPNVTIAPRPPRKVSSVFSDMKQKLSTDQCSCVVYNVPCHDCPKSYVGETTWRLSDRQGQHQKDLDNMSKNPQKTALVHHAYTKGHAFEFRKKTILKKVRTKATIKIHEANQIILKGKSAVNFKTDAAHVSPVFYNLIRNSEKRRHVNPPGPRSSHVNLQQLFDER